A genomic stretch from Larus michahellis chromosome 7, bLarMic1.1, whole genome shotgun sequence includes:
- the PSPH gene encoding phosphoserine phosphatase: protein MAQDAVQYCHSEKDFILSPHSKKVPKRMASLLEMKEIFRNADAVCFDVDSTVIREEGIDELAKFCGVGDAVAEMTRRAMGGTVTFKAALTARLGLIRPSYEQVQKLISDNPPQLTPGIRELVSRLHQRGIQVFLVSGGFQSIVEHVALQLNIPTANVFANRLKFYFNGEYAGFDETQPTAESGGKGKVITHLKEQFHFKKVVMIGDGATDMEACPPADCFIGFGGNVIRKQVKEKAKWYITHFDELLKELEER, encoded by the exons ATGGCTCAAGACGCAGTGCAGTACTGCCACTCAGAGAAAGACTTTATCTTGTCCCCTCACAGTAAGAAGGTTCCAAAAAGGATGGCGTCCCTCTTGGAGATGAAAGAAATCTTCCGCAACGCTGATGCAGTGTGCTTTGACGTGGACAGTACAGTCATCAGGGAAGAAGGCATTGATGAGCTTGCAAAGTTCTGTGGAGTCGGAGATGCCGTTGCAGAGAT GACGCGCAGAGCTATGGGTGGCACTGTGACATTCAAAGCAGCTTTAACGGCACGATTAGGTCTCATACGTCCCTCCTATGAACAAGTGCAGAAATTAATATCTGACAACCCACCTCAACTAACACCAGGAATAAG GGAGCTGGTGAGCAGGCTTCATCAACGAGGCATCCAGGTCTTCTTGGTCTCTGGGGGGTTTCAGAGCATCGTGGAGCACGTAGCCTTACAGCTGAACATTCCAACAGCAAACGTCTTTGCCAACAGGCTGAAGTTTTACTTTAATG GAGAATATGCAGGATTCGATGAAACACAACCAACAGCTGAAtcaggggggaaaggaaaggttaTTACTCATCTGAAAGAACAGTTCCACTTCAAGAAAGTAGTTATGATTGGTGACGGAGCTACAGACATGGAAGCCTGTCCCCCTGCT GACTGCTTCATTGGATTTGGAGGAAACGTAATCAGAAAGCAAGTAAAGGAGAAAGCTAAATGGTACATTACTCACTTTGACGAACTGCTAAAGGAACTGGAAGAACGATAA